In Acidobacteriota bacterium, one DNA window encodes the following:
- a CDS encoding M50 family metallopeptidase, which produces MQSQSEIRNSFKLLVFASLLTLVLWFIPFAGLITTPIRLFVTFIHETGHALAALATFGGVNRVALDWSGSGVTFTQGGWGFVISSAGYLATTIYGAGLLLMLRRERNARKAAIGTGGLLLLITALFGGNVLAWLAGLVFGAGCLFLGLKAKPRLIHFCMSFLAVQCLLNAFYDLRALLYLSAFDPAFPTDARNMSQATGGFLPPLFWAAGWVLLSAVVVVATLAVYYRSLRERAAMPAAPLPSLIASHSTNVSNPQV; this is translated from the coding sequence ATGCAAAGCCAGTCCGAAATTAGAAATTCATTCAAGCTGCTGGTGTTCGCTTCGCTGTTGACCCTCGTGCTTTGGTTCATTCCATTCGCCGGCCTCATCACCACTCCTATTAGACTCTTTGTCACGTTCATTCATGAGACCGGACACGCGTTAGCTGCGCTTGCGACGTTCGGCGGAGTGAATCGGGTCGCGCTAGACTGGAGCGGCAGCGGGGTAACTTTCACCCAGGGTGGTTGGGGATTTGTGATTTCGAGCGCCGGCTACCTCGCGACGACGATCTACGGTGCAGGCTTACTCCTGATGTTGAGACGCGAGCGTAACGCGCGGAAGGCGGCGATTGGAACGGGCGGTTTGCTTCTATTGATAACCGCCCTGTTCGGCGGGAATGTTCTTGCGTGGCTAGCCGGATTGGTGTTTGGCGCTGGATGTCTGTTCCTCGGTTTGAAGGCCAAGCCTCGATTGATTCATTTCTGCATGAGTTTCCTCGCTGTGCAATGCCTGCTCAACGCGTTCTACGATCTTCGCGCCTTGTTGTACCTGTCGGCGTTCGATCCCGCTTTTCCAACCGATGCCCGAAACATGTCACAAGCTACCGGAGGGTTCCTGCCTCCCTTGTTCTGGGCAGCGGGCTGGGTCCTTCTTTCGGCGGTAGTTGTGGTCGCGACCTTGGCCGTCTACTATCGAAGCCTGCGCGAGCGGGCGGCAATGCCCGCGGCTCCGCT